A single Salmo trutta chromosome 14, fSalTru1.1, whole genome shotgun sequence DNA region contains:
- the LOC115208566 gene encoding homeobox protein Meis1, whose protein sequence is MAQRYEDLPHYGMDGVGLPSSMYGEPHAARSMQAVHLNHGPQFHSHQYPHSTHASAIPPSMGSSVNDAIKRDKDAIYGHPLFPLLALIFEKCELATCTPRETGVAGGDVCSSESFNEDIAVFSKQIRSEKPIFSSNPEIDNLMIQAIQVLRFHLLELEKVHELCDNFCHRYISCLKGKMPIDLVIDDRDGGNKSDSEDFTRSSGPLDQISWSRDHDDTASVRSAGTPGPSSGGHTSHSGDNNSEEGDCMDNGVASPSTGDDDDPDKEKRDRHNKKRGIFPKVATNIMRAWLFQHLTHPYPSEEQKKQLAQDTGLTILQVNNWFINARRRIVQPMIDQSNRAVTGGGPYTPDGQPMGGFVMDGQTHMGIRPPGPMGGMGMGVEGQWHYM, encoded by the exons TATGAAGACCTTCCCCACTATGGAATGGACGGAGTAGGACTGCCCTCGAGTATGTATGGGGAACCTCATGCAGCGCGCTCCATGCAGGCGGTTCACCTGAACCACGGGCCCCAGTTCCACTCGCACCAGTACCCGCACTCAACACACGCCAGTGCCATACCACCCAGTATGGGCTCCTCTGTCAACGACGCTATAAAAAGAGACAAAGATGCCATTTACGG GCATCCCCTTTTCCCACTTCTAGCACTGATTTTTGAAAAATGTGAATTAGCAACTTGCACGCCGAGAGAAACTGGGGTCGCTGGAGGCGACGTGTGTTCCTCGGAGTCTTTCAATGAGGATATAGCAGTATTTTCAAAACAG ATTCGATCAGAGAAGCCTATATTTTCATCAAATCCAGAAATTGATAATTTG ATGATACAAGCAATTCAAGTATTACGGTTTCATCTGCTCGAGCTGGAGAAG GTACACGAGCTATGCGATAATTTCTGTCATCGATACATCAGCTGCTTGAAAGGAAAAATGCCCATTGATTTGGTCATAGACGACAGGGACGGTGGAAATAAATCTGACAGTGAAGATTTTACAAGATCGTCTGGGCCTCTTGATCAG ATCTCGTGGAGCAGAGACCACGATGACACGGCGTCAGTTCGCTCGGCGGGGACGCCCGGGCCCTCCAGTGGGGGACACACGTCACACAGTGGGGACAACAACAGTGAAGAAG GTGACTGCATGGACAACGGGGTGGCCTCTCCCAGCACTGGGGACGATGACGACCCTGACAAGGAAAAGAGGGATCGTCACAACAAGAAGCGAGGAATCTTCCCTAAAGTGGCCACCAACATCATGAGGGCGTGGCTCTTCCAGCACTTGACA CATCCTTACCCTTCGGAAGAGCAGAAGAAACAACTGGCCCAGGACACAGGGTTAACGATCCTACAAGTCAACAATTG gtTCATCAACGCGAGACGAAGAATAGTACAGCCCATGATCGACCAGTCCAATAGAGCAG TGACTGGAGGAGGGCCCTACACCCCAGATGGTCAACCAATGGGAGGGTTTGTCATGGACGGCCAGACACACATGGGAATCAGACCACCTG GGCCCATGGGTGGGATGGGTATGGGCGTGGAGGGACAGTGGCATTACATGTGA